The nucleotide sequence GTTGGGGCTGGTTTTCATGGTTACAGGTTTTGACAGCACTGCAGTTTGTTGCCCTTCTGTCCGTCTGTGGTCGGCGGGACACTGATGTCCACCACGTTGTTTCCCGGCGACTCGTCGTGGGCCGATCGATCGGCGATCTGCTTCTGTGATACGATACGGTAAATTTctacaaaaacaacagaaagaatCGATGAGATTCAATCCAGCACCtaagagatgacgtatttttgtagacTAATCTGGAAGTAAGTGCTgcgctggttccctcgaccgatAGACCCATAGTCTATTGGAAGATagcaaaaaataagctctgtgattaacaaaggtatATAATGTTTACGTGTTTTcttctatcaagataatctttacaagtTGACACCCTATATGTTACTTTTGAATccgaaatacaatcggcagaagtaaaaagctaaatcgatgctataaacagactacacttatGGTCGCTTGATAataacgtcaccaccaccaagcctctgACAACACtatgtcaatgtttttattaaaaatatgttccCTTATAGGTAATAACTCTGTTGATGAATCCGCATCTATATTTTAGGAGATTtatgcccatgttgcattatttgtgagctttatatgctTGATGACGTCTTAACGTCCCTGCTAAAGGAAGTAGCCACTTTAAgaaacttgttagcaaccgccgtttttaagacacaataaggttTAAACAAAATCTCAAGCAGGTTAttattggtgtgttttatgtcataaaacctccaaatattttcacgttttattctgtttaccaCAGCCTTATTTCAGGCAACTCCAAAAACCTATAGACTTACaggaagtgctaaaatgctaactcgcttccggGTTTTGCGTACATAAACTcgtcatctctgagcctcccTCGGAGACAAAATGGAAAACTTTGCTTAAGTCTCATCacatgtttctcctgagaaaaagagttgGTAAAGTCAGAAAtgtcatgagagtttgagaagagatgtcaaaaATGCGTCAAACTGAGCTTTTGTCAAGTCTGCACTCAGTCTGCACttagtcaatattattgaagatttcCATATcaattcaaacatttctcatcaaatttacttaAATCCAGATTATCTGACCTCAACAATCTACTTTAATTTTATACCTCCGTACTCCGTTATTATTATTGATACATGTATatcttattgaacatttttgtcTTTGATCACACTGATGTCGCACGGTAAAGGTACTCTGCTTTAAGACCTCAACAATCTACTTTAATTTTATACATCCTTACTCCGTTATTATTATTGATACATGTATatcttattgaacatttttgtcTTTGATCACACTGATGTCGCACGGTAAAGGTACTCTACTTTAAGATCCCTGGAACAAAAGCTTTAACTGTTGTAAATTCATAGTAAAACAcactttcatgtgttttgtgaatCAGACTCCCGTGGCGTACCTGTTAGAATGTTCTTGAACGCCTCCTCCACATTGGTTGAATCCAGGGCAGACGTCTCAATAAATGAAAGGCGATTTTTCTCTGGAAACAAGATGAGACGCATTTATTATCACCTGCTCTTAAAATATAACCCATATACATTCTCATCTAAAGTTTGAAATTGGTGTGGACGGTGCTGCGAAAATGGCGCATTTCCTCCatctattgcatttctgtaccGAGAGGTCAAGCTGTGATGTTGCAATTTTCTATTGGTGTCAAACACTCATGTGACGTGAATTTGCAGGTCAGacttcaccaaacttgaactttgctagTTCCAGAAATGCGAAATATCTTCGGAGGGGCTTGCGTTTGCGGTCTGACGCATTTGCAtgcatggaagtcaatggaacgaAAAGTCAAGAATCACCACGATTGAGTTTTTGCCGGGTAGGTGTGTAAAaataagggctgtcaaacgattaatcatgataaatcacatccagaataaaagtttgtgtttacataatatatatctgtgtacgttgcatattcattttctatttataaacacCAAACATACACATGGTTGGTTATATATTTAGGGAATAggtaaatgtattaatttatattaccaataattgaaattctaaataaaagtttattaattgttatatttttcttaaatatatgcattcatGTGTAcatgttcataaatacaaaattattatgcacagatCACCgacatatattttataaacacaaacttttattctggatgcgataaatcgcgattaatcgtttgacagtccTAGTAAAAATACATGCTAGCATCACAAAGCCAACACACATCAATTACAGATggattattattatcattataaatGGATTCTGACAATATCCAATCGTACAAATTCACTTCTTACACAATACAACTCTTGATCTTTCTGTTGTAAAACTATCATAGATACTACCAAAATTATCTAAAATCCAATAAAAATGAATCCAGACCAAATTTCACAAACAGTGAAAGTAGGACATGTATTTTGctgaactattgctttaattGAAACAGATGATGCCATTGTAAAAGCtaaaaaaaagtgtgtctaTACTGCAACATAAAAGCATGTTTAAAGATATACAGCAGCCAGTTAACATCAGCACTCTCTGCCACGCATCTTTTGGGATCAGTGTACCTGCGAAAGCGAAAGCCTCATCGGTGGGCACTGCCCTCAAGTGCCGCAGGTCACTCTTATTCCCCACCAGCATGATGACGATGTTGTTGTCGGCGTGATCTCGCAGCTCTTTCAGCCAGCGTTCTACATTCTCATATGTCAGATGTTTGGCAATGTCATACACCAGCAGCGCACCCACGGCTCCACGATAATACCTgtacacatgcaaacacaacgcACACTGATACTTACAGTGAAAATAACATGCATTTGTTACTGCCAGTGAGTTTGCAGACGTAAATTCAGATCTTggacattttggtaaataaaaactTCTTTGCTTCTCATCATGAGGTTCaaccaaacacacatctgtAAACTTAATCGCAGATGCAGATTgatagttgacaaataaatcgTACCTGTGTCCTGTGGCGTGATgtagcaaaataaaataaaaaaaactgtttatattacactttttttggtattattgatatttatcatataaaatagcatgaCAGAGATTTATTGTTAGTCTTTTTACTAAATATTTGTCTTCAAACCACAGGACAAATTTGCATATGTCTGTCAACTATCCAGGGGTTAACTATACAGGTTCAGTGCATCGTGCTTTTGAGCAAGGTAAACAAGCAACACGCAGTGCATTCTTTTGTCAAGAAAATAGAAccgttgtttttttaaatgtgcacatGCACCTAGGCCTACGTGCTCTAGAACAATGGGGAATCCCTGAAACCAAAATCCATCAACaaagaatataaatattaagcTTTTGTACCTACTATTCACCTCTTGTAGCCTGTTAACTccttccgtatacgggacacctaagtttgcgtcaatattgtgcatgtaatttctaatcaaatcatgacaaactatacatcattggaaaggtctaagactctagaaaacagatttctttggtgttttttaaaataatttatgtagggagagtacatttacatttactcatttagcagatgattttatccaaagcgacttacatagagttagggagcaacaagcgatatgtcatacaggagccataatacattagatgccaatacaaagttactggtttccaCAAAAGATAGACCATTACCTGtagagagaaagggttagtgttttttttctttctctatttgtctgtcaggtattcacagaagagtttggttttaagtagttttttgaatgttgtgagagatttggttgaccggacagagtctaggaagaatgttccaccaggaagaagttgtgaagcagaatgagcgggaacgcaatttactgtccttatgagaaggcaatacaagacgccgctggtttgctaaacgcagggatcttgatggggtgcaggagggtgtgaaagtaagccggtgcagatccagttaTAGTCTTGTAGGCAAGAGTTAGGGACTTGAATCTGATAAGGGCTtcgaccggtagccagtggagagagatgaaaaggggtgtcacatgagcccttttgggctgttggatcATTGAataacagctgttcatcaaatatgactccgaggttcctggctgttttggaagaagtgattgtggtattgccaagatggatgttgagatcgttgggagtaattgattcttttttataaatagtgTGCTAAGATTTTTGGTTATCCTTTTACGacccatattttttttcagGGAACATCGAAGAGGACCAGGCTGCTGGGGAGCAGACGGTGCACGAAATCTCGACAGCCGGTCGAGTCGTGGCAGGGGAGGATATGATTGATATCCTCTGTCTGCTTTTTACTGTCGAGGTAGCCAGAATCACCAAACAGCCCCCTTGCTAGGTGGGTGAGTTGAGAAGGCGTACCTTCTCGGTGTCACTCATCTATGCAAGgttcagccagaggtgtctctcccgGACCACAAGTGTGGACAttgtccgacccagggcccacGTGGTCACCTAGTAGCCCGTAAGCGGTTTGGTGGCAGCGCGGAACTCCTGCATGAGTGCTAGGTTGGTCTTTCCGTGTTGGTACTCTCTCAACGCCGTAGCCTGGACCACGGTGTAAGGAGAGGGGCAGCTCTGCTCGCAGCAGTGTAAGCTCCTGGCATCAGAGACACCGGAAAGCCCACATGCTTTGGACAGGAGTCCAGATCGAGCCTCCAGGTGGCAGCCAACTGCAGAATGGACCGTAGCGGCACATTCCCTCTGGGGGAAATCGACATATCCTCTAGCTGACCCACCAACAGGGAAAGAAAGGTTGACTGAACTAGTTTGACTTGTACGCGGCGAGAAGGGGGCGTTTCCAAGTCTTACAGagttcctcatgcacttccAGTATACACGGCACTGATGGGTAGGCGCGGCTTGGAGCCCCGGGGTACCGAGTATTCAGCCACGAGGGGAGGGCAGTGCGTCCATCGCCGCCCCATGCTCACGGCGGCCCGGCAAAGCATGGCCTGCATTTTCGATGTCCGATTTTTCCCGATCTCGACCCCCCGAAGGAGGGAGCTTCACGGAATTATTGGGGTCAAAATTGCCAGTCAGTCACCCTCCAATGTTGCAAGGGACATCTCATCACGCGCCGTTTAAGAACAGGTGATTGAGGAAAAAGACAGTAGGACCGCCTTTTTGGGGAACGATCAAACAAGCGAGGTGTGAATGGTCCGTGAGCCAGCGGCTGGCGGATAAGCCCTCTGGCAATAACCCTCATGTTGCACCCGAGAGAACAGTGGGACATGCCAAGCTGGAGAAATATGCTCTTTTAGAAGGAAATATGCTCTTCTAGAAAGATTTGCACCACGTCGTGAGAATCCGGCGATGTAGATACGAGCAGTCTTGGAgtgaaggctctgaagaacaaatggTGAATGAATGAAGCACGCCGGGTTCCTTTTACAACCGGACATCTGGAGGCGGAGCCGGGCATGCAAAgttcattcgccaatttcataaCTAAAAAGGTACCCGGCCTAAGGGGCAGGGCTGCTTTACCCAGCCCGCTTGCTTAGTGATGAATGGAATGCCTAAAAATGGAGGCTaagtagcacactgacccacctATGGAAAGggggggaaggtgctttcgcaggaaTACACCCCACTGGCTGCcggtcctacatgttgccaAGTGAGACATGGGCTTACACCGGTTCTACAtggaggttgtaaaaccttgcgaaggtgttgggcgtagcccaacccgcagctctgcgCATCTCTGCCAAAGAGGCAACCTGCGCCAGTGCCCACAGGGAGGCTATACCccgggtggagtgagctctcaCTGATAGTGGACACAGGGGATTCTGAGATTGGTACGCCGTCGTGATGGCATTCATAATCCAGTGCGGTACTcgctgtttggagacagccctccccttctgctgacctCAAAAACCGACAAAGATTTGATCAGAGCTcttgaagctctgcgtgcggtttaggtagaggcgcagtgcgtatactggacacaacacggatggggttgggacttcctccccagtggggagcacctgcaagttcaccacctggtcccgaaAGGTagtggtgggaactttgggcaagTAGCCAGGGCGGGGTCTCATGATCACTTGAGAATCGCCGGGCCCAAATTCTAGGCAAACAGggaacacagagaatgcttcCCTCTTGATGGAAGTGAGCGTTATCAGGAGAACGGTCTTCCTCGTTAATTGGGGAAGAGCGGCGTCTCTgaggggctcgaaggggggcCTCTTAAGGTCCGCCAGGACCACgtcaaggtcccaagagggtatggagcgcaGACGAGGTGGATTCCTCCTTCTTGCGCTCCTTAGGAACCTGATGATCAGGTCGTGCTGTCCCAGAGACTTTCTagcaactgagtcgtgatgagcggcaatagcggctacatacactttcagtgtggaaggggagaggtTAGTCTCGAGTCTCTCCTGTAGAAAGGACTACACGTTCCGGATCTATCAACTCCATGGGTCTTCTCTGCGAGAAGAACACCAGGACTAGAAGAGGCGCCACTTATAGGCGTATAGCCGCCTAGTGGGAGGGGCCCTAGCCTAAGTATTGTTATTAACTGCCTCTGGGGGTAggccactcaggatctcctcgccCTGTCCAagggccagacatggaggttccatcAGGGGAATCAGCCAGGGGGGAGTTGTCGTCAGAAGAGTTAGCTCTGAGAACTAAGTCCAGTTGGGCCAGTACGGCTAGTAGCACTTGACACTCCTCTTTTTTGACTTTGCACAGGGTCTTTGCAGAGAGGCTCACtcggggaaggcgtacttccgcttgtcccgcggccagctgtgcacCAGAGCATCCGTGCTAaggggggcctcggacagggagtaccataGCAGGGAAACGGTTGTGTCCAGGGAGGCGAACTGGTCTACCTGAGCCTGCCCGAACTGCAACCATATGAGCTGGATTACGCGGGGGTGGAGGCGTCGACTGATGAGAGAGCGTGTcagctgtctggttcaggtcaCCTGGGATATATGAGGCTCTCGGGGAGCGGATCACCTtgtgactccacaggaggaggcgtcgggcgaGTCGTGTTAGTTGCCGTGAGTTTATGCCACCCTGATTGATGTACACTATTGCAGCTGTGCTGCCTTAGCCCCCCGCCTTATTTGGGGATGATGAAGTACAGGATGGTAAAACCCGTTGAACATCTCGGCTAGAGGGACGGGCTCGATTGCCTTCGCCAACAGGGTGGCGACCTCGGCACCGTAGTACTGCTGctgacttacctgcctggcgatGCAGCTCAACGTACCGTTGATTTTAGAGTCCTGAGGGCTGCTGAATATACTCGATGTTGCGTTGGGTTGCCGAACACTGTCTTGAAGAGGGTGAGAGCGGCTGTAAAAAACTCCCAGAGGGGGAGGAAAACTTCCTTTAAGTGGGCTGTTGGGACTGGGCAGGACCCTAAGCttaactgtaatttaaaaaaacataatgggCTGTGTATGATTATGTCAAAAAACGATATTAGTCCCCTTGAAATTGTAATGTTGATTGTTAAAGTTGATTGGATTTACATGTAAGTATGTTTGAAACTTTCTACATGCTATAAACCAGTGGTCTCCAACCTTTTTTAAACCACGGaccagttttgttttaaaaatatttacatggaCTGGTCGGTGGGGATGCAGGGAAGTACAATGAAAGTAATAATCTATTACTGTGAATAAATAACTTAttacatacttttttatttattaatttatataacatttactttcaaacaaactcAATTTATTTCCATTAAATGGTCAAACTTCGGCTCATTCCAACTTCATAcaacttaataaaacattacaaagtCAATTTAATTTCCATTAAATCGTCCAACTTCAACGTCATTCCAAATTCATAcaacttaataaaacattacaaagtCAATTTTATTTACCTTCATTCGTCAAAGTTTTATTTCCATTAAATCGTCAAACTTCGGCGTCATTCCAAATGAATAcaacttaataaaacattacaaagtCAATTTTATTTTCCAATCAGTGGTGGTACACTCCGAGAGCTGGGAGGAATACTTGAGCCGACTCCAGAGGGTGCTGGACGAGCTACGCCGGGCTGGACTCACAGCCAACCCTAAGAAGTGCCAACTGGGATTGACAGAAGCTAAATACCTGGGGTATCAGATAGGTCGGGGACTCATAAAACCCCAGGAGAAGAAGATTGAAGCTGTGCGGACGGTGGCACGACCAACCACCAAATCCGAGGTACATGCATTTCTCGGGTTGGCGGGCTACTATCGTTGCTTCATCCCCCATTTTTCTTCGATAGCCAGCCCCCTGACAGACCTGACAAAAAAAGGGCAACCAGAGGTCTTGATCTGGACGGCCAAGGCGGAAAACGCTTTCCAGTCATTGAAGCAGGCCCTCACCTCATCGCCAGTCCTGTACT is from Triplophysa dalaica isolate WHDGS20190420 chromosome 3, ASM1584641v1, whole genome shotgun sequence and encodes:
- the rab11bb gene encoding RAB11B, member RAS oncogene family, b, with product MGNRDDEYDFLFKVVLIGDSGVGKSNLLSRFTRNEFNLESKSTIGVEFATRSIQVDGKTIKAQIWDTAGQERYRAITSAYYRGAVGALLVYDIAKHLTYENVERWLKELRDHADNNIVIMLVGNKSDLRHLRAVPTDEAFAFAEKNRLSFIETSALDSTNVEEAFKNILTEIYRIVSQKQIADRSAHDESPGNNVVDISVPPTTDGQKGNKLQCCQNL